In the genome of Salinispirillum sp. LH 10-3-1, one region contains:
- a CDS encoding GDSL-type esterase/lipase family protein has product MSEPMMSGVPHIAFVGDSLVTGIGDASGLGWCTRLAMLSAREQKTFVPYILGVPGDTSTLIREHFAIEVDRRLAHQEDARVVFQFGVEDCRLIGEKPQIGLRESVLNLKSMMTKAKGRYRMLVVSPPPVYDPAVNSRLQRLVQAQSELARSLQVPFIDVFKPLNSDVQYKRELSQHDKVHPLQRGYEKIFSIVSNDRQWWFSR; this is encoded by the coding sequence ATGAGCGAGCCGATGATGTCCGGTGTACCGCATATTGCCTTTGTAGGCGACTCCCTAGTGACAGGGATTGGCGATGCATCTGGTTTGGGTTGGTGTACGCGTTTGGCCATGTTGAGCGCGCGTGAACAAAAAACGTTTGTCCCCTATATTTTGGGCGTGCCCGGTGACACCAGTACATTGATCCGTGAGCACTTTGCTATTGAAGTCGATCGCCGTCTAGCGCACCAGGAAGACGCTCGGGTGGTATTCCAGTTTGGTGTAGAAGATTGTCGGTTGATCGGTGAGAAGCCACAGATTGGCCTACGTGAGAGCGTGTTAAATTTGAAGTCCATGATGACCAAAGCTAAGGGCCGCTACCGCATGCTGGTCGTCTCTCCCCCTCCCGTGTACGACCCGGCTGTGAATAGTCGTTTGCAGCGCCTGGTGCAGGCTCAGTCTGAACTGGCGCGCAGTCTACAGGTGCCCTTTATAGATGTGTTCAAACCGCTCAATAGTGATGTGCAATACAAGCGTGAGCTGTCGCAACACGATAAAGTTCACCCGCTTCAGCGCGGCTATGAAAAAATATTCTCCATCGTCTCGAACGATCGGCAGTGGTGGTTTAGCCGCTAA
- a CDS encoding acyl-CoA thioesterase encodes MNHAFRLDFKVRDYECDLQGIVNNAVYQNYLEHARHEFLLEKGVDFAALSRAGTNLVVVRAELDYKASLTSGDHFWIDLRLVPNGRLRFDFMQDIVRAHDEALCVRAKITGAAINARGRPFLPDEVTHLFSN; translated from the coding sequence ATGAACCATGCTTTTCGGCTCGACTTCAAAGTCCGCGATTACGAATGTGACCTACAAGGTATTGTGAACAATGCGGTGTATCAAAATTATTTAGAGCACGCGCGTCATGAGTTCTTGTTGGAAAAAGGTGTTGATTTTGCCGCCTTGTCGCGGGCTGGCACCAACTTGGTGGTGGTGCGAGCGGAGCTGGACTATAAGGCCTCGCTCACCAGCGGCGATCACTTTTGGATTGACTTGCGCTTAGTGCCCAACGGGCGCTTACGTTTTGATTTCATGCAAGATATCGTGCGGGCGCACGATGAAGCACTCTGCGTGCGCGCCAAGATTACGGGTGCCGCGATCAATGCACGCGGACGGCCCTTCCTGCCCGACGAAGTCACCCACCTGTTTTCCAACTAG
- the purU gene encoding formyltetrahydrofolate deformylase translates to MEPVFRLTLSCPDRVGIVARVSNFLAQYNGTITEANQHADLVEGWFFLRNEIRANSLPFGIDTFREVFAPIAADMNMDWRVNESSQKRRVVLMASHDSHCIADLLNRWHFGDLDCDIPCVIANHEDLRSLVEWHGIPFHYVPVDKTDKEAHFKQVNELISAARADTVVLARYMQILPQWFCTEWSGRIINIHHSFLPSFIGAKPYHQAFERGVKLIGATCHYVTQDLDAGPIIDQDVMRVSHRDTIEEMVRRGKDVEKAVLARGLRWHIEDRVLIHGNKTVVFE, encoded by the coding sequence ATGGAACCTGTATTCCGACTGACACTCTCCTGCCCTGATCGGGTCGGTATTGTTGCCCGTGTCAGCAACTTTCTTGCGCAATACAATGGCACCATCACGGAAGCGAATCAACACGCTGATTTGGTTGAAGGTTGGTTTTTTCTGCGCAATGAGATCAGAGCCAACTCGCTGCCCTTTGGTATCGATACCTTTCGGGAAGTGTTTGCCCCTATTGCTGCCGACATGAACATGGATTGGCGGGTGAACGAATCGTCACAAAAGCGCCGAGTTGTGTTGATGGCCAGCCACGACAGCCATTGTATTGCTGACCTGCTTAACCGCTGGCATTTCGGCGATTTGGACTGTGACATCCCCTGCGTCATTGCTAACCACGAAGATTTACGCAGCCTGGTTGAATGGCATGGCATTCCTTTTCACTACGTACCCGTGGACAAGACCGACAAAGAAGCCCATTTCAAACAAGTGAATGAACTGATCAGTGCAGCTCGTGCCGATACCGTTGTACTGGCCCGCTACATGCAAATTTTACCGCAATGGTTTTGCACAGAATGGTCGGGGCGTATCATCAATATCCACCACAGCTTCCTGCCGTCCTTCATTGGTGCCAAACCCTATCATCAGGCGTTTGAGCGCGGCGTTAAGTTGATCGGTGCGACCTGCCACTATGTTACGCAGGATCTCGATGCTGGCCCCATCATTGACCAGGACGTTATGCGCGTCAGTCATCGTGACACCATTGAAGAAATGGTGCGCCGAGGCAAAGATGTTGAAAAGGCGGTTCTCGCTCGAGGTTTACGCTGGCATATAGAAGACAGAGTTCTTATTCATGGTAATAAGACGGTGGTCTTTGAATAA
- a CDS encoding AI-2E family transporter, translating to MNTHTETESQGLRWLLGLAAVVIIIAGLKVAEAIVIPMMLALFLGIISLPPLHLMTRKGVPPIIAIAVVFATIMLFGGILAIIISASIDSFMNRLPEYQARLEMMTGDLFTQLELFGFPVDVAAAMDQFNPSQAMNLVGRAMSSVGSVLTNVFLVVFILLFLLLEQATFSAKFKRAMPPTNQSVVHATSFIRQVNKYLAFKSLISLVTGIIITLFLWIVGVDFPLLWGLVALLMNFIPNVGSILAAIPAVLLATVQLGVGDAVIVALGYLAVNVVMGNLIEPRVMGSGLGLSPLVVFLSLILWGWLFGPVGMFLSIPLTMIVKIALEQSSSTRWIAIMLGNMPITEDSDEDAEKPVPDSTP from the coding sequence ATGAATACCCATACTGAAACTGAGAGCCAAGGATTACGCTGGTTGCTGGGTTTGGCAGCTGTCGTCATCATCATTGCGGGTTTGAAAGTCGCCGAAGCCATTGTCATTCCTATGATGCTGGCACTGTTTCTCGGCATCATCAGCTTGCCACCATTGCACCTGATGACGCGCAAAGGCGTGCCGCCCATCATCGCCATTGCCGTGGTATTTGCGACCATCATGCTGTTCGGTGGCATTCTCGCCATCATCATCAGCGCTTCCATCGATAGCTTTATGAATCGCTTGCCAGAGTACCAGGCGCGCTTGGAGATGATGACCGGTGACTTATTCACGCAACTGGAACTGTTTGGTTTCCCGGTTGACGTGGCCGCTGCCATGGACCAGTTCAACCCCAGCCAAGCCATGAATCTGGTGGGACGCGCCATGTCCAGTGTTGGCTCTGTATTGACCAACGTGTTCCTAGTGGTGTTTATCCTTCTGTTTTTGCTGTTGGAACAAGCAACGTTCTCGGCCAAGTTTAAGCGGGCCATGCCACCGACCAATCAATCAGTTGTCCACGCCACGAGCTTCATTCGCCAAGTAAATAAGTACTTGGCGTTTAAATCCCTAATCAGCTTGGTGACCGGCATCATCATCACCCTGTTCCTATGGATCGTCGGGGTCGATTTCCCTCTGCTTTGGGGCTTGGTGGCCCTGTTGATGAACTTTATCCCTAACGTTGGTTCAATACTCGCGGCAATTCCTGCCGTGTTGCTGGCGACGGTGCAATTGGGTGTTGGCGATGCCGTTATCGTTGCGCTGGGCTATTTGGCGGTAAACGTGGTGATGGGTAATCTTATCGAGCCACGGGTGATGGGCAGCGGTCTGGGCTTGTCACCGCTGGTCGTCTTTTTGTCGTTGATTCTGTGGGGCTGGCTGTTTGGACCGGTCGGAATGTTCTTATCCATCCCGCTGACCATGATCGTGAAGATAGCACTGGAACAGTCGTCCAGCACACGCTGGATCGCCATCATGTTGGGTAACATGCCGATCACCGAAGACAGCGACGAAGACGCCGAAAAACCGGTGCCCGACAGCACACCGTAA
- a CDS encoding YqcC family protein, with protein MTTGRNHISMLLVDLRVEMERLDLWSEHYPSEEAMASVEPFAVDTMDLEQWLQFFFIARLQAILDAQAPLPASCEIAPYAEQRFQDRADTTNLIRIIQKIDAAVTESK; from the coding sequence ATGACGACAGGACGCAACCACATCAGTATGCTGCTGGTCGATCTCCGAGTCGAAATGGAGCGGCTTGATCTCTGGTCAGAGCACTATCCCTCTGAGGAAGCGATGGCCAGTGTAGAGCCCTTTGCGGTCGACACGATGGATTTGGAGCAATGGCTACAGTTTTTTTTCATTGCTCGATTACAAGCCATATTGGACGCTCAAGCGCCCCTGCCTGCCAGCTGTGAGATTGCGCCCTATGCCGAACAACGCTTTCAGGATCGAGCAGATACGACGAACCTGATACGTATCATTCAGAAAATCGATGCTGCTGTGACAGAATCAAAGTAA
- the dksA gene encoding RNA polymerase-binding protein DksA: MLTQEQLVAAPDEDYMNEEQLEFFRDLLTTMGVEIREQIESSKKELQNMQYEADELDKAALEEERRLQLRFLDRQSKLLPKIGEAIKRIDSGEFGYCAVTGEPIGVRRLLARPTATLCAEEKMRQERQEQNFRDV, from the coding sequence ATGCTGACACAAGAACAATTGGTTGCGGCACCCGACGAAGACTACATGAATGAAGAGCAGTTGGAATTCTTTCGTGATTTGTTGACGACAATGGGCGTTGAAATTCGTGAGCAGATTGAGTCGTCGAAAAAAGAACTGCAAAACATGCAGTATGAAGCAGACGAGCTCGACAAGGCCGCTCTCGAAGAGGAGCGTCGCTTACAGCTGCGTTTTCTTGATCGCCAGAGCAAGTTGTTGCCCAAAATTGGCGAGGCCATCAAGCGTATTGATAGCGGCGAATTTGGCTATTGCGCGGTGACGGGTGAGCCCATTGGCGTGCGTCGCTTACTGGCGCGGCCGACTGCTACCCTGTGTGCTGAAGAAAAGATGCGTCAAGAGCGTCAGGAACAGAATTTCCGCGACGTTTAA
- a CDS encoding pirin family protein, translated as MSNSPVLQVFGLGFPWQTADPFLFCVHHEDFFPAGNGELGPERSLLKGRNIGQDFEIRDGWRMYHGDKIPGFPGHPHRGFETVTVVTKGVVDHADSMGAAGRYMGGDTQWMTAGRGVQHSEMFPLMHDDKENTMELFQIWLNLPAKSKMTDPHFTMLWKEDVPEYSHQDEAGRTTRVVITAGSLGDKRAPAPPPESWAADEANEVAIWTIHMAPDAEWELPAASAGLNRVLYYYRGDDLTVDQQALRIEQGALLASDQPVRLRAGSQGCDMLLLQGKPIGEPVAKYGPFVMNTEAEIQQAFADYRKDQFGGWPWPSYDHVHGHQRGRFAKHADGTEEVK; from the coding sequence ATGAGTAATTCACCCGTCTTGCAGGTTTTCGGCCTCGGCTTCCCGTGGCAGACCGCTGACCCTTTCTTGTTTTGTGTCCACCATGAAGATTTCTTTCCGGCAGGCAATGGCGAGCTTGGGCCCGAGCGCTCCTTGTTGAAGGGGCGTAATATCGGGCAGGACTTTGAGATTCGTGATGGCTGGCGCATGTATCATGGCGACAAAATCCCTGGCTTTCCGGGTCACCCGCATCGCGGTTTTGAAACCGTAACGGTGGTGACTAAGGGGGTGGTGGATCATGCCGACTCCATGGGGGCCGCCGGGCGTTACATGGGCGGTGATACGCAGTGGATGACCGCCGGGCGTGGCGTGCAGCATTCAGAGATGTTTCCGTTGATGCATGACGACAAAGAAAACACCATGGAGTTGTTCCAGATTTGGCTTAACTTACCGGCCAAGAGCAAGATGACCGACCCGCACTTTACCATGCTGTGGAAAGAGGATGTGCCGGAATACAGTCATCAGGACGAGGCAGGCCGTACCACCCGGGTGGTCATTACCGCTGGCTCGTTGGGCGATAAGCGTGCGCCAGCACCCCCACCGGAGTCTTGGGCGGCGGACGAGGCCAATGAGGTGGCTATTTGGACCATTCACATGGCGCCCGATGCCGAGTGGGAATTGCCGGCGGCCAGTGCGGGCTTGAATCGTGTGCTTTATTACTACCGTGGTGATGATCTTACGGTAGACCAGCAAGCGTTGCGTATTGAGCAAGGCGCTTTGCTGGCCTCTGACCAGCCGGTGCGCCTGCGGGCCGGTAGCCAAGGGTGTGATATGTTGCTGTTACAAGGTAAGCCGATCGGTGAGCCGGTGGCCAAGTATGGCCCCTTTGTAATGAACACCGAAGCAGAGATTCAGCAAGCCTTCGCCGATTATCGTAAAGATCAATTCGGTGGTTGGCCATGGCCGAGCTACGACCATGTGCATGGTCATCAGCGCGGCCGCTTTGCCAAGCACGCGGACGGCACGGAAGAGGTGAAGTAG
- a CDS encoding lysophospholipid acyltransferase family protein → MTVLRRTWRLFRMFIVLMLGIAIATLMLPLRRSGRVSEHFFMDVASWWHRRMLGAMGIVVKVDGKIRPQAGIWISNHISWLDILVIGSQAPVHFVSKAEVRRWPIIGFLAAQTGTLFLKRGANQTGQIVSAMQEKLKDGYAVLFFPEGTTGHGHYVRRFHSRLFDAAIELHAPIVPLALRYEHDPQPHPVVPYIDQQSLLHNLWGVLALKQLHITLIARAPLSAEGAERRRLSEHSREVICEALALPAPALPPDYARASRRAKANANANANAKQ, encoded by the coding sequence ATGACCGTGTTGCGCCGCACTTGGCGACTGTTCAGAATGTTTATTGTGCTGATGCTCGGCATCGCCATCGCCACTCTCATGCTGCCGCTGCGCCGCAGTGGCAGGGTTTCAGAGCATTTTTTCATGGACGTGGCCAGCTGGTGGCATCGTCGCATGCTGGGCGCCATGGGCATTGTGGTCAAGGTCGACGGGAAAATTCGCCCGCAGGCAGGCATCTGGATCAGCAACCACATTTCCTGGCTCGACATCCTAGTGATTGGCAGCCAAGCACCGGTGCATTTCGTGTCTAAGGCGGAAGTTCGACGCTGGCCCATCATCGGCTTTCTGGCCGCTCAAACGGGGACGCTCTTTTTAAAACGCGGTGCCAATCAAACCGGTCAAATTGTCAGCGCTATGCAGGAAAAACTGAAGGATGGCTACGCCGTATTGTTCTTTCCGGAAGGCACCACGGGTCACGGTCACTACGTGCGTCGTTTTCACAGCCGCTTATTTGATGCAGCGATTGAACTCCACGCCCCCATTGTACCCTTAGCGCTACGTTATGAGCATGACCCCCAACCGCACCCCGTTGTGCCATACATCGACCAACAGTCGTTATTGCATAACCTGTGGGGTGTATTGGCACTTAAACAATTGCACATCACCTTAATTGCGCGGGCACCGTTGTCGGCGGAAGGCGCCGAACGACGTAGATTGTCAGAGCACAGTAGAGAGGTCATCTGTGAGGCCTTGGCGCTTCCAGCACCTGCACTCCCACCTGACTATGCTCGCGCCAGTCGCCGAGCCAAAGCAAATGCAAATGCGAATGCGAATGCGAAGCAGTAG
- the sodB gene encoding superoxide dismutase [Fe], whose product MAFELPALPYAQDALEPHISAETLEYHHGKHHATYVTKLNGLVPGTEFEGKSLEDIIKTSTGGVFNNAAQIWNHTFYWNCLSPNGGGAPTGELADAINAKWGSFEKFQAALDDKAVNNFGSSWTWLVKLADGSLDIVNTSNAGTPITEAGVTPLLTVDLWEHAYYIDYRNARPKYLEAFWKLVNWDFAAKNFAG is encoded by the coding sequence ATGGCTTTTGAATTACCAGCTCTGCCCTACGCTCAGGATGCACTGGAACCCCATATTTCTGCTGAAACTCTGGAATACCACCATGGTAAGCACCACGCTACCTATGTAACCAAACTGAACGGTCTGGTTCCTGGTACTGAGTTTGAAGGCAAGTCCCTAGAAGACATCATCAAAACGTCGACGGGCGGTGTGTTTAATAACGCAGCACAGATCTGGAATCATACGTTTTACTGGAACTGCTTAAGCCCTAACGGCGGCGGCGCTCCAACGGGTGAACTGGCGGATGCGATCAATGCTAAGTGGGGCTCGTTCGAGAAGTTCCAAGCAGCACTGGATGACAAAGCAGTAAACAACTTTGGTTCGTCTTGGACTTGGTTGGTTAAGTTGGCTGACGGCTCACTGGACATCGTGAACACCAGCAACGCAGGTACGCCTATTACCGAAGCCGGTGTGACGCCTTTGTTGACCGTTGACCTCTGGGAACACGCTTATTACATCGATTACCGTAATGCGCGTCCAAAGTACTTGGAAGCATTCTGGAAACTGGTTAACTGGGACTTTGCGGCGAAGAACTTCGCTGGTTAA
- a CDS encoding TIGR01244 family sulfur transferase produces MNYQALSPNYVVSPQINLRDIVEIKADGFKVVVSNRPDGEEAGQPSAAEVQAACEDAGLEFYHCPMNGPNVDPADVETLKGLLADGRKVFAFCRTGNRSSIFYQYANA; encoded by the coding sequence ATGAACTACCAAGCACTTAGCCCCAATTATGTTGTTTCACCACAGATTAATCTGCGTGACATCGTGGAGATTAAAGCCGATGGCTTTAAGGTGGTGGTATCCAATCGGCCTGACGGTGAAGAAGCTGGCCAGCCCAGTGCCGCTGAAGTTCAAGCAGCCTGTGAAGACGCTGGCCTGGAATTCTACCACTGCCCTATGAACGGCCCTAATGTCGACCCTGCCGATGTCGAAACACTGAAAGGCTTACTGGCGGATGGACGGAAAGTATTCGCTTTTTGTCGCACAGGCAATCGCAGTTCCATTTTTTATCAATACGCTAACGCATGA
- the alr gene encoding alanine racemase, with the protein MARNAVATVHLSAIRHNYRLAKAQAPGAKAAAIIKANAYGHGAIPVARALAADVDAFGVACIEEALELRAAGISQPILLLEGFFHADELPLIDQHQLWTALHTDEQLTALCAYAPQLRHPLNVWIKLDSGMHRLGFAPDRAAELQATVSALPQVAEVVLMTHFARSDEPEEAQTVEQITRFNTALEGVDVPVSLSNSAGVMAWPAAHGQWLRPGMMLYGATPFMSANAVADQLQAGMTLTSEIIAVRDVPAGEAVGYGATFTCDTPRRIGTVAMGYGDGYPRHAKNGTPVLVNGQRTALAGRVSMDMLTIDLTHLPEAKVGDTVTLWGPALPAAEVAPWCDTIPYTLVTCLTPRVKRVYQE; encoded by the coding sequence ATGGCGCGTAACGCGGTTGCAACCGTTCATCTGTCGGCGATTCGCCACAATTATCGGCTGGCTAAAGCACAGGCGCCGGGCGCTAAAGCCGCGGCTATCATCAAAGCGAATGCATACGGACATGGTGCCATTCCGGTGGCACGGGCCTTGGCAGCTGACGTCGACGCCTTTGGCGTTGCCTGTATCGAAGAGGCGCTCGAGCTGCGTGCCGCAGGAATCAGCCAGCCTATTTTGCTGCTGGAGGGTTTCTTTCATGCCGACGAGCTGCCACTGATTGATCAGCATCAGCTATGGACAGCCTTGCATACCGATGAACAGTTAACCGCGCTATGCGCTTACGCCCCGCAGTTGCGCCATCCATTAAACGTCTGGATCAAGCTGGATTCAGGCATGCACCGCTTGGGTTTTGCTCCCGACCGGGCCGCTGAACTACAGGCGACGGTCAGCGCCTTACCCCAGGTTGCCGAGGTCGTTTTGATGACACACTTTGCGCGCTCGGATGAACCTGAGGAAGCTCAAACGGTCGAACAGATCACGCGTTTCAATACGGCGCTAGAAGGTGTGGATGTACCAGTAAGCCTGAGCAATTCAGCGGGTGTGATGGCTTGGCCAGCCGCTCATGGTCAATGGTTGCGTCCCGGTATGATGCTGTACGGCGCGACGCCCTTTATGAGCGCCAACGCAGTGGCCGACCAACTACAAGCAGGGATGACGCTGACTTCCGAGATCATTGCGGTACGCGACGTTCCGGCGGGCGAAGCGGTGGGCTATGGTGCGACCTTTACTTGTGACACCCCGCGACGCATTGGTACCGTGGCCATGGGCTACGGCGACGGCTACCCGCGCCACGCCAAAAACGGTACGCCCGTGTTGGTGAACGGGCAACGCACTGCCTTAGCCGGACGGGTATCCATGGATATGCTGACCATTGACCTCACCCATCTGCCCGAAGCCAAAGTTGGTGACACCGTTACCCTGTGGGGGCCTGCATTGCCCGCCGCCGAGGTCGCACCTTGGTGCGACACCATTCCTTACACGCTGGTGACCTGCCTTACACCACGGGTTAAGCGGGTCTACCAAGAGTAA
- a CDS encoding TetR/AcrR family transcriptional regulator, whose product MNQLAPERRRSRISRLQILDTASHLLQEHGAQGVSIRKIASLIPCAPPSIYYYFKNKEEILDAMVDAPLTELIDRLALESGNHADAKSLLLSYADFWLLHRRQMSLLFLPGHWGQQSIFNHPKYSQIESAIESALDGDSLRAEGYLGLVNGLLFKVQNSDIDEKKAHHLVEQTLTHLL is encoded by the coding sequence ATGAATCAATTAGCTCCGGAAAGACGACGTTCGCGTATTTCGCGCCTGCAAATTCTGGACACGGCCTCTCACCTGTTACAGGAACACGGTGCTCAAGGCGTGTCTATTCGTAAGATAGCGAGCCTCATCCCGTGTGCCCCGCCGTCTATCTACTACTATTTCAAGAATAAAGAAGAAATCTTGGATGCCATGGTGGATGCGCCCTTGACTGAGCTGATTGATCGCTTGGCGCTGGAGTCAGGCAATCACGCTGATGCGAAATCTCTGCTGTTGTCGTACGCCGATTTCTGGTTGCTGCACCGGCGCCAGATGTCATTGCTCTTTTTGCCGGGCCACTGGGGCCAGCAATCCATATTCAACCATCCCAAGTACAGTCAGATCGAAAGCGCTATAGAGTCGGCTTTGGACGGTGACTCCTTGCGTGCTGAAGGCTATTTGGGCTTGGTGAATGGGTTGCTGTTCAAAGTACAGAACTCGGATATCGACGAAAAGAAAGCTCATCATCTTGTTGAGCAAACACTGACCCATCTATTGTAG
- a CDS encoding D-amino acid dehydrogenase: MRIVILGSGIIGVTSAWYLAKAGHEVTVIDRQDAPALETSFANAGQISPGYSAPWAAPGVPLKAVKWLLQDLAPLRVTPQLDPFQWQWMTKMLSNCTGKAYAINKSRMLRVAEYSRDCFIQLRQDTGLNYDNEAKGLIQLFRTHKQLDASAKDTKVLEECNVRYERLSVAEILHHEPGLIAARDKLVGGLRLPGDETGDCFKFTQTLANACKALGVQFRFNTTVDGLVQDGDAVTGVRMGEETLPAERVLVALGSFSRHLLKPLGFNLPIYPVKGSSLTMPVTDGTYAPVSTVMDETYKIALTRLGDRIRVGGTAELSGYNLDLPENRKKNLNHVVQDLFPGGGDLTQAEYWTGLRPMTPDGTPIIGPTRLRNLFLNTGHGTLGWTMSLGSAKLVADLMTGRRPEIDPEGLDVARYQRGQKQETLRWSHEVE; this comes from the coding sequence ATGCGGATTGTTATTCTGGGCAGCGGTATTATTGGTGTTACCAGTGCGTGGTATCTCGCCAAGGCAGGACACGAAGTCACGGTGATTGATCGCCAAGACGCCCCCGCTCTAGAAACCAGCTTCGCCAATGCCGGGCAAATATCACCCGGCTACTCGGCCCCTTGGGCAGCACCGGGCGTACCGTTGAAGGCCGTGAAATGGCTATTGCAAGACCTTGCACCGCTGCGCGTCACCCCGCAATTAGATCCCTTCCAGTGGCAGTGGATGACTAAGATGCTCAGCAACTGCACCGGTAAAGCCTACGCCATCAACAAGTCACGCATGTTGCGCGTCGCGGAATACAGCCGTGACTGCTTCATTCAACTGCGCCAGGACACCGGTCTGAACTACGACAATGAAGCCAAGGGGTTGATCCAACTATTCCGCACGCACAAGCAGCTTGATGCCTCTGCCAAAGACACTAAGGTATTGGAAGAGTGTAATGTGCGTTATGAACGCCTGAGCGTTGCGGAAATTCTGCACCACGAGCCGGGCTTGATCGCCGCACGGGACAAACTGGTCGGCGGCCTGCGTCTGCCAGGGGATGAAACCGGCGACTGCTTTAAGTTCACACAAACACTGGCTAACGCCTGCAAGGCATTGGGCGTGCAGTTTCGCTTTAACACCACCGTCGATGGTTTGGTGCAGGACGGTGATGCCGTCACTGGTGTGCGTATGGGCGAGGAAACCTTACCGGCCGAGCGCGTACTGGTCGCACTGGGTAGTTTCAGTCGTCATTTGTTAAAGCCACTGGGCTTCAACCTACCCATCTACCCGGTCAAGGGCTCTTCATTGACCATGCCGGTCACTGACGGCACCTACGCACCGGTATCGACCGTCATGGATGAAACCTACAAGATCGCCCTGACGCGTTTAGGAGACCGCATCCGCGTCGGCGGTACCGCTGAGCTCAGCGGTTATAATCTCGATCTGCCCGAGAACCGTAAAAAGAACCTGAACCATGTGGTGCAGGACCTCTTTCCCGGTGGTGGCGACCTGACTCAGGCAGAATATTGGACTGGTTTGCGCCCGATGACCCCGGATGGCACGCCCATCATCGGGCCAACCCGTTTGCGCAACCTCTTTTTAAACACCGGCCATGGCACCCTGGGCTGGACGATGTCGTTGGGCTCCGCCAAACTGGTGGCCGATTTGATGACCGGCCGACGTCCAGAGATCGACCCTGAAGGCTTGGATGTGGCACGCTACCAGCGCGGCCAGAAACAAGAAACGCTGCGCTGGTCGCATGAGGTAGAATAG
- a CDS encoding response regulator yields MALVLIVEDSPSTLEAFRTALVKGGHEVITAEDGNIAIARARAEKPDVIMMDIVMPEMNGFQATRRITTDAETAHIPIIMVTTKDQETDRVWAKRQGAVGYLTKPVTDSELLAEIERVMA; encoded by the coding sequence ATGGCGCTCGTACTGATCGTTGAAGACTCCCCCAGCACTCTGGAAGCGTTCCGGACTGCTTTGGTGAAAGGTGGCCACGAGGTCATTACCGCTGAAGATGGCAACATTGCAATTGCCCGTGCCAGAGCAGAAAAGCCTGATGTCATCATGATGGACATCGTTATGCCCGAAATGAACGGTTTTCAAGCCACTCGTCGCATCACTACAGATGCCGAAACGGCGCACATTCCGATTATTATGGTCACCACAAAAGATCAAGAAACGGACAGGGTGTGGGCGAAGCGTCAAGGCGCGGTAGGTTATCTCACCAAACCTGTGACTGACTCTGAACTGCTGGCCGAAATAGAACGGGTGATGGCGTAA
- a CDS encoding RidA family protein encodes MSTKTIISTTNAPAAIGPYSQAVKVGNTVYMSGQIPLDPVSMEMVMDSFEAQAVRVFENMDAVAKAAGGDLSNIVKLTILLTDLANFAEVNEIMTRYFKEPFPARAAYAVKALPKGADIEVEAVLVLED; translated from the coding sequence ATGAGCACAAAGACCATTATTTCCACAACCAACGCGCCAGCGGCCATCGGCCCGTATTCACAAGCCGTTAAAGTAGGCAACACAGTGTACATGTCTGGCCAGATCCCACTGGACCCAGTGTCCATGGAAATGGTGATGGATAGCTTTGAAGCGCAGGCCGTGCGTGTGTTTGAAAACATGGATGCGGTGGCTAAAGCGGCCGGCGGAGATTTGTCCAACATCGTTAAGTTGACGATTTTGCTGACAGATCTGGCCAACTTTGCTGAAGTGAACGAAATCATGACGCGCTACTTCAAAGAGCCCTTCCCAGCCCGTGCTGCTTATGCCGTAAAAGCCCTGCCTAAGGGTGCCGACATCGAAGTAGAAGCCGTACTGGTATTGGAAGACTGA
- a CDS encoding DUF4250 domain-containing protein: MNRAQLEQMDPHMLMSVLNSKLRAGFESLEALMRANDLEEVTLVYRLKQAGYLYDEEQNQFRTQEATC, encoded by the coding sequence ATGAACAGAGCACAGCTGGAACAAATGGATCCCCATATGCTGATGAGCGTATTGAATAGTAAGCTTCGTGCTGGTTTCGAGTCCTTAGAGGCCTTGATGCGCGCCAACGATTTAGAGGAGGTTACGCTGGTCTATCGTTTAAAACAGGCCGGGTATCTCTACGACGAAGAACAAAACCAGTTTCGTACTCAAGAAGCGACCTGCTAA